In Colletotrichum higginsianum IMI 349063 chromosome 1, whole genome shotgun sequence, one genomic interval encodes:
- a CDS encoding Negative acting factor, which produces MAQEDTTSISTSTDTSTTSASTSSVPVPAPTPVSVPVLVPDASDVAAVNTEPLTTSTNSVPPPTSSTSPPPPPPPAPTPAPTPAAAAAATAADVASAPATAPLPGHWPPSSTPNSNSTPSAETLSTASATLNASIPATAPPPPATGPATAPAPAPAPVVTPVPPLPQQNGQQNNQQNGDARASSSPAMSHHHQPPGHQRGYPSPNNFSSPGAVPPNQYAYHPQQGQAPADPYRAGAGAPVPSLPSMKSLDHHYQQGAPPPQAMPMQMQMAPNQGMQYYLPPGVQGNPYMTQDLNHLRYQIPHHDPRLMRGPGGPKKEIKRRTKTGCLTCRKRRIKVSENFKTFPILRSFCFSFPLPVVFSGFFSTPFSLDGMGGLGAMRADQRNALAIGEKRGNGNPRDNGEETKFAISEPSRGFAMGSREKKRSLDVRLIWSYCEARTGAMPCFWTTFRDRACGCVYAYAYAYARARPRPQGGAIFRSCRTYRAPPSPAPLLWALSPLKPPAPSLKPQALQPCDEAHPTCNNCKKSKRECLGYDPIFKQQPGPSAIQPAPNAQRVPTPTVPSIPSSVPPTVPTVPSTPTAPPVPVPVSSSNPYGAQPAILPSSYNPPPATAATPSHSHSPLDPALTSATPGLKTEATYDFAAPIDPALQTLPAPATVPSTQTQSFPGEQRAAGFDNHLRAVTSPRIPHTDWTRAATTRMKFDDLIGLLGPAAPTQDIALTPELLTEIINIYREVYAVGLQAFFESNWFQKQDAQGKFFVENSQPLLAQFASFLKVVQSVPANDHTQMAHSGVLETRLIWSLATLPCSSAPPSTNVEAKVLPPPDDLTEAANRVRVLEALLCGDFLPSNFLAPPVPDANPHRQQEFEFWHNLAQYLCHHDAAKRDEILGRLRLQLGGRENRDLIYSIAISRELSPRVEAGFERNIPKHLDESDPKNRLWVANKFIQDEAQVTGGTTNIVRRFSEIAIRAYISPGVNIATHHGSPAVPAQP; this is translated from the exons ATGGCTCAAGAAGACACCACAAgcatcagcaccagcaccgacACCAGCACGACCAGTGCCAGCACCTCCAGCGTGCCTGTACCTGCGCCTACGCCTGTGTCTGTACCTGTGCTTGTGCCTGATGCCAGCGACGTCGCCGCTGTCAATACGGAGCCCTTGACGACCTCTACTAATTCGGTCCCTCCcccgacctcctcgacctcgcctcctcctcctcctcctccagctcctaCTCCAGCTCCCActccagccgccgccgccgccgccaccgccgccgacgtcgcctcTGCTCCTGCTACCGCTCCTCTACCAGGACATTGGCCACCCTCCTCGACTCCGAACTCGAACTCGACCCCCTCCGCCGAGACATTGTCGACCGCGAGCGCGACCTTGAACGCGTCCATTCCCGCcacggcaccgccgccgcctgcgaCTGGCCCCGCGACCGCGCctgctcccgctcccgctcccgtTGTCACCCCTGTGCCGCCCCTTCCGCAGCAGAACGGCCAGCAGAACAACCAACAGAACGGCGACGCGAGGgcgtcatcctcgccggccatgTCCCACCACCATCAGCCTCCGGGCCACCAGAGAGGCTACCCGAGCCCGAACAACTTCAGTTCACCCGGTGCCGTGCCCCCGAACCAATATGCCTACCACCCGCAGCAGGGCCAGGCCCCCGCCGACCCGTATagagccggcgccggcgcacCGGTCCCCTCCCTGCCCAGCATGAAGAGTCTCGACCATCACTACCAACAAGGCGCGCCGCCTCCCCAAGCGATGccgatgcagatgcagatggcCCCGAACCAAGGCATGCAATACTACCTGCCGCCAGGAGTGCAGGGCAACCCATACATGACGCAGGACCTGAACCACCTAAGATATCAGATCCCCCACCACGACCCTAGGTTGATGCGAGGTCCTGGCGGTCCTAAAAAG GAGATAAAGCGTCGGACGAAGACGGGTTGCTTGACGTGTCGTAAGCGTCGTATCAAGGTTAGTGAGAATTTTAAGACATTTCCTATTCTCCGTTCATTTTgcttttcctttcctttgcCGGTTGTTTTCTCCGGTTTCTTTTCTACACCCTTTTCCCTCGATGGAATGGGTGGTTTGGGGGCGATGAGGGCCGACCAGAGGAATGCATTGGCTATCGGAGAGAAAAGAGGCAACGGGAACCCACGCGACAATGGCGAAGAAACAAAGTTTGCGATAAGCGAACCGAGTCGTGGTTTCGCAATGGGAAGCCGAGAAAAAAAACGGTCGCTTGATGTTCGCTTGATCTGGAGCTACTGCGAAGCGAGGACGGGAGCCATGCCATGCTTTTGGACCACGTTCCGGGATCGCGCCTGCGGCTGCGTCTACGCCTACGCCTATGCCTACGCCCGCGCCCGTCCGCGCCCGCAGGGAGGTGCAATCTTCCGTTCCTGCAGAACCTAccgcgcgccgccgtcgcccgcccccctcctttgggccctttcccccctcaAGCCTCCAGCCCCAAGCCTCAAGCCTCAAGCTTTACAGCCT TGCGACGAAGCTCATCCGACCTGCAACAACTGCAAAAAGTCAAAGCGCGAGTGCTTGGGCTACGATCCTATATTCAAACAGCAGCCAGGCCCCTCGGCCATCCAGCCCGCCCCCAACGCCCAACGAGTGCCGACCCCAACCGTTCCATCCATACCTTCATCAGTCCCGCCCACCGTCCCGACTGTGCCCTCGACCCCCACCGCTCCCCCCGTGCCTGTGCCGGTGTCTTCATCCAACCCCTACGGTGCCCAGCCGGCCATTCTGCCCAGCTCGTacaaccctccccccgccaccgccgccaccccctCGCATTCGCACTCCCCTCTCGACCCGGCCCTGACCTCGGCCACGCCCGGCCTCAAAACGGAGGCGACGTACGACTTCGCCGCGCCGATAGATCCTGCTCTGCAGACCCTACCCGCCCCGGCTACCGTGCCCTCCACTCAAACTCAGTCCTTCCCGGGTGAGCAAAGGGCAGCAGGCTTCGACAACCATCTCAGAG CCGTCACTTCGCCTCGAATCCCTCATACTGACTGGACCCGCGCAGCCACTACAAGAATGAAGTTCGATGACCTCATCGGCCTCCTGGGCCCTGCCGCTCCCACCCAGGACATCGCCCTTACCCCGGAGCTCCTCACCGAAATCATCAACATCTACCGCGAGGTCtacgccgtcggcctgcAAGCCTTTTTCGAGTCCAACTGGTTCCAGAAGCAGGATGCCCAGGGCAAGTTCTTTGTCGAAAACAGCCAGCCGCTCCTCGCTCAATTCGCCTCGTTCCTCAAGGTTGTCCAGTCTGTGCCGGCCAATGACCACACGCAGATGGCCCACTCTGGGGTCCTCGAGACTCGTCTGATCTGGTCCCTGGCCACTCTGCCGTGCAGCAGCGCCCCCCCCTCAACGaacgtcgaggccaaggtgCTGCCGCCCCCGGACGACCTGACGGAAGCTGCCAACCGAGTCAGGGTTCTGGAGGCTCTCCTCTGCGGTGATTTTCTGCCCTCGAATTTCCTCGCGCCTCCCGTACCCGACGCGAACCCTCACCGCCAGCAGGAGTTTGAGTTTTGGCACAACCTCGCCCAGTACCTGTGCcaccacgacgccgccaagcGCGACGAGATCCTTGGCCGTCTGAGACTGCAGCTGGGAGGCAGGGAGAACCGAGACCTCATCTACTCGATCGCCATCTCGCGCGAGCTGTCCCCGCGTGTCGAAGCCGGGTTCGAGAGGAACATCCCCAAGCACCTGGACGAGTCGGACCCCAAGAACCGGCTCTGGGTTGCCAACAAGTTCATCCAGGATGAGGCGCAGGTCACTGGCGGGACTACTAATATTGTCCGACGGTTCAGCGAGATTGCCATCCGAGCTTACATCAGTCCTGGCGTCAACATCGCGACCCATCATGGCAGCCCGGCTGTTCCAGCACAGCCTTGA
- a CDS encoding Adenosylhomocysteinase: MSAPAHKFKVADLSLAAFGRKEIELAENEMPGLMQTRAKYAADQPLKGARIAGCLHMTIQTAVLIETLTALGAEVTWTSCNIFSTQDHAAAAIAAAGVPVFAWKGESEEEYNWCLEQQLSAFKDGQKLNLILDDGGDLTHLVHDKYPEMLKGCYGVSEETTTGVHHLYKMLKDGKLLVPSINVNDSVTKSKFDNLYGCRESLIDGIKRATDVMVAGKIAVVAGFGDVGKGCAQALHTMGARVIVTEIDPINALQAAMAGYEVTTMEKAASRGQIFVTTTGCRDILTGVHFEAMPNDAIVCNIGHFDIEIDVAWLKANAQSVQNIKPQVDRFLMKNGRHVILLAEGRLVNLGCATGHSSFVMSCSFTNQVLAQIMLYKNGDAAWGQKYVEFAKAGKLDVGVYVLPKVLDEEVARLHLAHCNVELTELSKVQSEYLSIAVEGPYKSDIYRY, from the exons ATGTCTGCTCCCGCCCACAAGTTCAAGGTCGCCGACCTCTCTCTGGCCGCCTTCGGCCGCAAGGAGATCGAGCTCGCTGAGAACGAGATGCCCGGTCTCATGCAGACCCGTGCCAAGTACGCCGCCGACCAGCCCCTCAAGGGCGCCCGCATCGCCGGTTGCTTGCACATGACCATCCAGACCGCCGTCCTCATCGAGACCCTCACTGCTCTCGGTGCCGAGGTCACCTGGACTTCCTGCAACATCTTCTCCACCCAGgaccacgccgccgccgccattgccgccgccggtgtcCCCGTCTTCGCCTGGAAGGGCGAGTCCGAGGAGGAGTACAACTGGTGCTTGGAGCAGCAGCTGTCCGCCTTCAAGGACGGCCAGAAGCTCAacctcatcctcgacgacggtggtgACCTGACCCACCTCGTCCACGACAAGTACCCCGAGATGCTCAAGGGCTGCTACGGTGTCTCTGAGGAGACCACCACCGGTGTCCACCACCTCTACAAGATgctcaaggacggcaagctcCTCGTCCCCTCCATCAACGTCAACGACTCGGTCACCAAGTCCAAGTTCGACAACCTGTACGGCTGCCGCGAGTCCCTCATTGACGGCATCAAGCGCGCTACCGATGTCATGGTTGCCGGCAagatcgccgtcgtcgccggcttcggtGACGTCGGCAAGGGCTGTGCCCAGGCCCTGCACACCATGGGTGCCCGTGTCATCGTCACCGAGATCGACCCCATCAACGCCCTCCaggccgccatggccggcTACGAGGTCACCACCATGGAGAAGGCTGCCTCCCGCGGCCAGATCTTCGTCACCACCACTGGCTGCCGTGACATCCTGACTGGCGTGCACTTCGAGGCCATGCCCAACGACGCTATTGTCTGCA ACATTGGTCACTTCGACATCGAGATCGACGTTGCGTGGCTCAAGGCCAACGCCCAGAGCGTTCAGAACATCAAGCCCCAGGTCGACCGCTTCCTCATGAAGAACGGTCGCCACGTCATCCTTCTCGCCGAGGGTCGTCTGGTCAACCTCGGCTGTGCCACTGGCCACTCTTCCTTCGTCATGTCCTGCTCCTTCACCAACCAGGTCCTTGCCCAGATCATGCTGTACAagaacggcgacgccgcTTGGGGCCAGAAGTACGTCGAGTTCGCCAAGGCTGGCAAGCTCGACGTCGGTGTCTACGTCCTCCccaaggtcctcgacgaggaggttgcCAGACTCCACCTGGCGCACTGCAACGTCGAGCTCACCGAGCTCAGCAAGGTCCAGTCCGAGTACCTCAGCATCGCCGTTGAGGGTCCCTACAAGAGCGACATCTACCGCTACTAA
- a CDS encoding Beta-xylosidase yields the protein MKLLASAALLLAAGVSAIKNPVLPGWNPDPAILRVDDTYYMAVSSFTYYPGVPIYKSKDLANWELVSHALKTPDVLPLYGISAGEGVWAPSFSYHDGLFYITSMTRWGSDPDSRTWPRIWYVSSPDLITWSDLIWAEPYGIDPDIFHDPVSGKDYLNLMGPNNNYDRLWGITQCEIDLKTGRCVGPYRNIWNGTLPQLPSARPEGPKMFRRGDWYYLVLAEGGTSTGHRATVGRSKSPEGPWESSPTNPLIYNGADQKLTVQSTGHATFTDTVDGEWYASLLARRNVKGASPLGREAFLVKVDWEDDWPTMNGGEPLLLSQSVEGPDQELPKPKWVDEFDGPELGLGWYQTRTQYTENFRLKAAGGLGKRAYANASSGIVFHPNVFTLGDRDTAAAVLHKQTSLNMTFSAKLLSTSAGLGPRQSVGISSYLSEVNHQDIGVRGCWSSAGLCVFVDLLPTSTGPSTRPNSTEYPLNLSKIPADLTLHIRATPLKYSLGYSHGNATSPTWLKEFNSKQMGSNPGYPNFEGSMFALFASGNGEPWPYDAPEVGFQRVEEVYYEENLPDYDNWS from the exons ATGAAGCTCCTCGCGAGTGCTGCGCTGCTGCTTGCAGCTGGCGTTTCCGCCATCAAGAACCCGGTTCTCCCAGG ATGGAACCCCGACCCGGCCATCCTCCGCGTCGACGACACCTACTACAtggccgtctcctccttcacctACTACCCCGGCGTCCCCATCTACAAGTCCAAGGACCTGGCCAACTGGGAGCTCGTCTCCCACGCCCTCAAGACCCCCGACGTCCTCCCACTCTACGGCATctccgccggcgagggcgtctGGGCCCCGTCCTTCTCCTACCACGACGGCCTCTTCTACATCACCTCCATGACCCGCTGGGGATCCGATCCGGACTCCCGCACCTGGCCGCGCATCTGGTACGTCTCCTCCCCGGACCTCATCACCTGGTCCGACCTCATCTGGGCCGAGCCCTACGGCATCGACCCGGACATCTTCCACGACCCCGTCTCCGGCAAGGACTACCTCAACCTCATGGGCCCCAACAACAACTACGACCGCCTCTGGGGCATCACCCAGTGCGAGATCGACCTCAAGACGGGCAGGTGCGTCGGCCCCTATCGCAACATCTGGAACGGCACGCTGCCCCAGCTCCCCAGCGCCAGGCCCGAGGGCCCCAAGATGTTCAGGCGCGGCGACTGGTATTACCTAGtccttgccgagggcggcacgAGCACCGGACACCGCGCGACCGTCGGCCGCTCAAAGTCTCCCGAGGGTCCCTGGgagtcgtcgccgacgaacCCCCTCATCTacaacggcgccgaccaGAAGCTGACGGTCCAGTCCACCGGCCACGCGACCTTCACCGACACAGTCGACGGCGAGTGGTACGCGTCACTCCTGGCGCGGCGCAACGTCAAGGGCGCGTCGCCGCTCGGCCGCGAGGCCTTCCTGGTCAAGGTCGACTGGGAGGACGACTGGCCAACCATGAACGGCGGggagccgctgctgctcaGCCAGAGCGTCGAGGGGCCCGACCAGGagctgccgaagccgaagtGGGTGGACGAGTTCGACGGCCCCGAGCTGGGCCTGGGTTGGTACCAGACGCGGACGCAGTACACGGAGAACTTTCGTCTCAAGGCGGCCGGCGGGCTCGGGAAGCGGGCGTACGCCAACGCGTCGTCGGGGATCGTCTTCCACCCCAACGTCTTCACGCTCGGGGACCGCgacacggccgccgccgtgctccaCAAGCAGACGTCGTTGAACATGACCTTCTCAGCTAAGTTGTTGTCGACATCGGCGGGGCTGGGCCCGAGACAGTCGGTGGGCATCTCGTCGTATCTCAGCGAGGTCAACCACCAAGACATTGGAGTGAGGGGTTGCTGGAGCTCGGCCGGCCTGTGTGTGTTTGTCGACTTGCTCCCGACGTCGACCGGACCGTCCACAAGACCAAAC TCAACCGAGTACCCGTTGAACCTGTCCAAGATTCCCGCGGATCTGACGCTTCACATCCGCGCCACGCCGCTCAAGTACTCGCTCGGATACTCGCACGGCAACGCGACGTCCCCTACGTGGCTGAAAGAGTTCAACTCCAAGCAGATGGGCTCCAACCCCGGGTACCCCAACTTTGAAGGGTCCATGTTTGCTCTCTTCGCCAGCGGTAACGGAGAGCCGTGGCCATACGACGCCCCCGAGGTGGGATTCCAGAGGGTCGAGGAGGTGTACTACGAGGAGAACCTCCCGGATTACGACAACTGGAGTTGA
- a CDS encoding Heterokaryon incompatibility protein yields the protein MNYEELEISGRQIRLIAIDPLEPWQPESSPIRCTIETATLPPEPDDWDPSLLPANFVSFDDEVTNAPDEAFGGSFRQDVANIEGTAEISMLTTGENQAPVPEYEIILPLNGLANMLSFEDLQSVIQNSELNDRVRRNVHDDSIILEGRLDTKHLNPFFRPPQPANQRRPIDPQSYVAMSYSWGPEQPTTSIFLNGTEIDVRVNLEAGLRRFRTMDYFKRGGKVWIDALCINQDDDAEKASQIPLMGSIYKLAANVIVWLGPESDGSSKVIDTLQKLSSLYRTEYVETFDRSDAFTATAWRQMAQIRLRTSFHRLKDLYSQLDLKTDEDDLRLYEFFDRPYWRRLWIIQELCMGRAGMPIVCGARVTQWRYIRDGALTYTAFLHVLQEKLPRIVYQSTQKPMGNELSILHVAQIAQLEIHGHRKRLPPVDTSWLPVYSNIGENDGLLHGSAFRRALLLASQAQCYHLHDSVYGLLSVPGLPDFGIAVDYTKHITTVLTEFAAACVTKGKSLELLSLVDGCGMPVRDAQGNLLDRRSLPSWVPYLARTPEQRVGTIEGNWHASGNKQGFFFDGYNVEPRIREENVLACYGFIAEVVDGVGAISKPDMETGSRHHPEFLTGIVQPTGGFTSGSEFGPQADNYDLGETDSPRDRAAKAAREGPRVSWVLTCGADVQGIKQSFDCLYEAFPGMAMSLITSDNVVGQTADSIETLPEDEPSRQSPFFRNWHFINSSAGLLVGGRPLSSYFRPFTQASLDQRRNRATRAARQAMETRTRNRRLIVTNSGLVGLAPILVQPGDAVMVLIGHGRPVVARRLKDESGGHTPLWRLIGEAFVGGMMEWEMMDRDIMSGPKRIKQINFV from the coding sequence ATGAATTACGAAGAACTAGAGATATCCGGTCGCCAAATCCGactcatcgccatcgacccGTTGGAACCATGGCAGCCCGAATCTTCGCCCATAAGATGCACGATTGAGACGGCGACACTCCCGCCGGAACCCGACGACTGGGATCCGAGTCTGCTCCCGGCCAACTTTGTCAGCTTTGACGATGAGGTAACCAACGCGCCTGACGAGGCGTTCGGCGGCTCCTTCAGACAAGATGTCGCCAACATCGAAGGAACGGCCGAGATATCGATGCTCACCACTGGCGAGAACCAAGCACCAGTGCCCGAATACGAGATAATCCTCCCCCTCAACGGCTTGGCCAACATGCTATCCTTCGAAGACTTGCAGAGTGTGATTCAGAACTCGGAGTTGAACGACAGGGTTCGCCGGAACGTGCATGACGATTCAATCATCTTGGAGGGCAGACTCGACACCAAGCATCTCAACCCTTTCTTCCGTCCGCCCCAGCCGGCGAACCAAAGACGACCGATCGATCCCCAGTCGTATGTAGCCATGTCATATTCTTGGGGCCCGGAGCAGCCCACAACCTCCATCTTCCTGAACGGGACCGAGATTGATGTCCGCGTGAACCTCGAAGCAGGCCTTCGGCGTTTTCGAACAATGGACTACTTCAAGCGAGGGGGAAAGGTTTGGATTGACGCATTGTGCATCaaccaagacgacgacgccgaaaAGGCAAGCCAGATCCCTCTGATGGGCTCGATATACAAGCTCGCGGCCAACGTCATTGTGTGGCTCGGCCCCGAATCCGACGGGAGCTCCAAAGTCATCGACACGCTGCAGAAGCTGAGCTCCCTCTACCGCACCGAGTACGTCGAGACCTTTGACAGAAGCGACGCGTtcacggcgacggcctggagGCAGATGGCGCAGATCCGCCTGCGGACCAGCTTCCACCGGCTTAAAGATCTGTACTCTCAGCTTGACctcaagacggacgaggatGACCTGCGTCTGTACGAGTTCTTTGATCGGCCCTACTGGCGGCGCCTCTGGATCATCCAGGAGCTGTGCATGGGCCGGGCGGGGATGCCCATCGTCTGCGGCGCCCGCGTCACGCAGTGGCGATACATCCGCGACGGAGCGCTCACCTACACTGCGTTCCTGCACGTGTTGCAAGAGAAGCTGCCTCGGATCGTGTATCAGTCAACGCAAAAGCCGATGGGGAACGAATTGTCCATACTCCACGTCGCCCAGATAGCGCAGCTGGAGATACACGGCCACAGGAAACGCCTCCCTCCGGTGGACACCAGCTGGCTGCCCGTCTACTCGAACATCGGAGAGAACGACGGCCTCCTTCACGGATCGGCTTTCCGAAGAGCGCTGTTGCTGGCCTCGCAGGCACAATGCTACCACCTCCACGATTCCGTCTACGGCTTGCTCAGCGTCCCCGGACTCCCAGACTTCGGGATCGCCGTGGACTATACCAAGCACATCACGACCGTCTTGACAGAGTTCGCGGCGGCTTGCGTCACAAAGGGGAAGAGTCTCGAGTTGCTCTCGTTGGTAGACGGATGCGGGATGCCGGTGCGGGATGCCCAGGGAAACCTCCTGGATCGAAGGTCCCTACCGTCCTGGGTTCCCTACCTCGCCAGAACGCCCGAACAGCGAGTCGGAACGATCGAGGGGAACTGGCACGCAAGCGGAAACAAACAGGGGTTCTTCTTTGATGGATACAACGTGGAGCCGAGAATAAGGGAAGAAAATGTTCTCGCGTGTTACGGGTTtatcgccgaggtcgtcgacggcgtcggcgcaaTATCGAAACCGGACATGGAGACGGGAAGCCGTCACCACCCAGAGTTTCTTACGGGGATAGTGCAGCCAACGGGTGGATTCACATCAGGCTCAGAGTTCGGTCCTCAAGCGGATAATTACGACTTGGGAGAGACGGATTCGCCTCGGGACCGAGCGGCAAAGGCCGCGAGGGAAGGACCCCGAGTGTCTTGGGTTTTGACTTGCGGCGCCGATGTCCAGGGAATAAAGCAGTCTTTTGACTGCCTCTACGAGGCTTTTCCAGGTATGGCCATGTCATTGATTACTTCCGACAACGTAGTAGGCCAAACAGCTGACAGCATCGAAACACTTCCAGAGGACGAACCATCTCGGCAGTCGCCCTTTTTCAGGAACTGGCACTTCATAAACTCGAGCGCCGGTCTCTTGGTCGGAGGTCGGCCTTTGTCTTCCTACTTCAGACCCTTCACCCAAGCAAGCCTGGACCAAAGAAGGAACAGGGCCACGCGCGCCGCGCGCCAAGCCATGGAAACTCGCACGAGAAACCGACGTCTCATCGTGACGAACTCGGGCCTTGTTGGTCTCGCCCCTATCCTCGTCCAGCCGGGAGACGCCGTGATGGTATTGATTGGGCACGGGAGACCGGTCGTGGCGAGGAGACTCAAGGACGAGTCCGGGGGCCACACGCCGTTGTGGCGCTTGATCGGCGAGGCgttcgtcggcggcatgaTGGAATGGGAGATGATGGACCGCGACATCATGTCGGGCCCCAAGAGGATCAAGCAGATCAACTTTGTTTGA
- a CDS encoding D-isomer specific 2-hydroxyacid dehydrogenase, which translates to MSKPKVLQLGEIEHAHEAWARLGQVADIIRPKATNRAEFLDECRSGALDGVKAIYRTFASVKITGRIDAELVAALPESVGFICHNGAGYDQIDVPVCTPRILVSNTPTAVDDATADITIWLMLGALRNLNASVLSIRDGRWRGNPPPPLGRDPQGKVLGILGMGGIGRNVAKKAAAFGMSVRYFNRTRLDAALEAECGAEYVDFETLLRESDVISLNLPLNVESPPYPPPPPNQPLTTFALMKPGVVIVNTARGAVIDEAALVDALASGRVASAGLDVFENEPDVHPGLLDNPNVLIVPHMGTWTVETSVKMEEWAIANARRAVEEGRLNNVVVEQKALVQE; encoded by the exons ATGTCCAAGCCCAAGGTCCTCCAGCTGGGCGAGATCGAGCA CGCTCACGAGGCATGGGCTCGTCTCGGTCAGGTCGCGGACATCATCAGGCCCAAGGCGACCAACCGcgccgagttcctcgacgagTGCAGGTCaggcgccctcgacggcgtcaaggccATTTACCGGACCTTTGCGAGCGTTAAAATTACGGGCCGCATCGACGCCGAACTGGTCGCCGCGTTGCCCGAGAGCGTAGGCTTCATCTGCCACAACG GCGCCGGCTATGACCAGATCGACGTGCCGGTCTGCACCCCGCGCATCCTCGTCTCCAACACCCCgaccgccgtcgacgacgccacgGCCGACATCACCATCTGGCTCATGCTCGGCGCCCTGCGCAACCTCAACGCCTCCGTCCTGTCCATCCGCGACGGCCGCTGGCGCGGGaacccgcccccgcccctcggccgcgaccCGCAGGGCAaggtcctcggcatcctcggcaTGGGCGGCATCGGCCGCAACgtcgccaagaaggccgccgccttcggcATGTCGGTGCGTTACTTCAACCGCAcccgcctcgacgccgccctcgaggccgagtgCGGCGCCGAGTACGTCGACTTCGAGACGCTGCTCCGTGAGAGCGACGTCATCTCCCTCAACCTGCCGTTGAACGTTGAGTCTCCCCCttacccccctcccccccccaatcaACCCTTGACAACA TTCGCCCTCATGAAAcccggcgtcgtcatcgtcaacacggcgcgcggcgccgtcatcgacgaggccgccctcgtcgacgccctcgcctcggGCCGCGTCGCCAGCGCgggcctcgacgtcttcgagAACGAGCCCGACGTCCACCCGGGCCTGCTCGACAACCCCAATGTGCTCATCGTCCCGCACATGGGCACCTGGACCGTCGAGACGAGCGTCAAGATGGAGGAGTgggccatcgccaacgcgagacgcgccgtcgaggagggccgccTGAAcaatgtcgtcgtcgagcagaaGGCGCTGGTGCAGGAGTGA